In Thermodesulfovibrionales bacterium, the sequence TATCGACTTTTCTTTCCGACAGGATCGAGGGTGTTCCCCTGCGTCCCCTGAATTCCTTCACTTCTGTTACGTACCACGACCCTTGTCATCTCAATTATTCCCTCGGAGTGCGGGAAGAGCCGCGACGGGTAATCCGGACCACGGGCGTCGAACTTATTGAGGCAGAGGGCGACGGCTGCTGCGGGTTTGGCGGTCTCTTCAGCCTTCAGTACCGTGACGTGTCACAGGACCTTCTCAGGAACAGGATCGACGCATATACCAGGACAGGGACTGACGCCGTTGTCACGTCGTGCACAGGCTGCATGATCCAGTTGATGAGCGGTTTGAAGGACAAGCAGGTCTTCCACATCATCGAGCTCGTCGAAGAGGCTATCTGTTAAAATAAAATGGTAAAATAACAGGATCATTCAGGAGGTTCAATGCCCATATTCGAATATGCCTGTAATGCATGTGGTGAGGATTTTGAGAAACTGGTTTTCGGGAACCAGAGCGTCACCTGTCCAAAATGTTCTTCCGAAGACATCAAGAAGAAGCTTTCTCTCTTTGGAATGAGCGGCGTCGAGAAGCCAGTTTCCTCGGGCTCATCAGGATGCGGCTCCTGCAGCAGCGGCTCGTGCAGCACCTGTCATTAACGTGGCGGGGATTGTTCCTCCGGGCAGCCATCACCTCTACCGTTCAGGATACTTGAAGGGGTTCCCCCTTATTATTTTGCTCAGCCGTAATGGTCTGCCGTCGAACAGGAAGACGGCCATGCCCCGTTCCTGTATTGTCTCGCTCCCGACGACCCAGCTCCCTTTCCAGGCCACATTGAGATAGACCATCGATTTCTCTATCTCGACCCATTTCGGCGTGAAGGTGAGGTCAACGGAATCAAAATGCTTGATGGAGTTAATGAAGTCTTTGTATCCATCACTGGTCGATATCTCCTGGATAGCAGAAAAGTCCTTTTTTACATATGCAGCACGCAGCCTCTCTGAAAGGGAAAAGGCTTCGG encodes:
- a CDS encoding zinc ribbon domain-containing protein, producing the protein MPIFEYACNACGEDFEKLVFGNQSVTCPKCSSEDIKKKLSLFGMSGVEKPVSSGSSGCGSCSSGSCSTCH